The Podospora pseudocomata strain CBS 415.72m chromosome 1 map unlocalized CBS415.72m_1, whole genome shotgun sequence genome has a segment encoding these proteins:
- a CDS encoding uncharacterized protein (EggNog:ENOG503NU1A; COG:I) → MHGVGLQFGREEPPKKKGKGNFIRRMTTLRRGAPSQGRSAMLQAALMSAGMGGNIRPHFTCHDSIRRHILYVYNIARGSEKTLRREKFEAFLKGTQGALWVEPLTQESYSFQDFFWVWSQNESAWSAVRRHEELDASKPISNYFISSSHNTYLDGNQLSSNSTADAYREVLSNGCRCIEIDVWNNPNSRSTSRTPSKSPQMEHRRQFSSNSIPRIAAERLDALMSRHSRSPSAPQSAFSSLESKHSRSPSAAQTTFSTLETRESSTTLDPRDLVGSRSRASSRSKEDKFNGEPVVHHHGTMTSMISFREVCIAVRETAFQRNPLPIIVSLEVGADKEHQEMMVQIMKEEWDGYLLDKPFDHIDHITQQPRLNELYNKILIKVKRISDKQVEDEIERGRKLGISSIRAKPPITKPLADLAIYTHSEHFDDHQSLHSRTPSHIFSLSEDCFHALAHDATKIRTLLSHNRDFFMRIYPKGLRVDSSNPDPSFHWRRGVQMVAMNWQRTDEGMMINDAMFANTHGWVLKPPGLLSDENVDVEDIPRRTLDLRITVLAGQAIPLPRDRRQLGGVGVMGDRKFRPMVKVELHVEKQKGGNQDLVKETVVAETDNPDWGYDSKSLEFFEVKDVIEGLSFVRFKVEDSSSIRDNLMAWACIRLDRLQTGYRCIDLLSKTRRKTEHAKLLVKVEKVFRAETPA, encoded by the exons ATGCATGGCGTGGGATTGCAGTTTGGGCGAGAAGAGCCGCCCAAGAAAAAGGGCAAGGGGAACTTTATTCGCAGAATGACAACCCTTCGACGCGGAGCTCCAAGTCAGGGGAGATCGGCCATGCTCCAAGCTGCCCTTATGTCGGCTGGGATGGGTGGAAATATACGCCCACATTTTACCTGCCATGACTCCATCAGAAGACACATCCTCTATGTCTACAACATCGCACGAGGGTCCGAAAAGACACTAAGAAGAGAAAAGTTCGAGGCCTTTCTCAAGGGAACACAAGGCGCCTTATGGGTGGAGCCGTTGACCCAAGAGTCGTACTCTTTCCAAGACTTCTTTTGGGTATGGAGTCAGAATGAGTCGGCGTGGTCTGCCGTGAGGAGGCATGAGGAATTAGACGCCTCAAAACCGATCAGCAACTACTTCATTAGCAGCAGCCATAACACATATCTGGATGGTAATCAGCTCTCGTCCAACAGCACGGCTGATGCCTATCGCGAGGTTCTCAGCAACGGTTGCCGTTGCATAGAGATTGACGTCTGGAACAATCCCAACTCCCGTAGTACCTCCCGAACACCGTCCAAATCGCCACAAATGGAACACCGGCGTCAGTTTTCATCAAACTCAATACCGCGAATTGCGGCTGAAAGGCTCGATGCCCTCATGAGCAGACACAGCCGTAGCCCTAGCGCCCCCCAAAGCGCCTTCTCATCGCTCGAATCCAAGCACAGCCGGAGTCCAAGTGCTGCCCAAACCACCTTTTCAACTCTAGAAACGCGAGAAAGCTCTACCACCCTCGATCCGCGAGACCTCGTCGGAAGCCGATCCCGGGCCTCCTCTCGCTCCAAGGAGGACAAATTCAACGGTGAGCCCgtcgtccaccaccacggcaccATGACCTCCATGATCAGCTTCCGCGAAGTCTGCATCGCCGTCCGCGAAACCGCGTTCCAAAGGAACCCCCTGCCCATCATTGTCTCCCTCGAAGTTGGCGCCGACAAGGAACACCAAGAGATGATGGTCCAAATCATGAAAGAAGAGTGGGACGGctacctcctcgacaagccaTTCGATCACATCGACCACATTACACAGCAACCAAGGCTCAACGAACTCTACAACAAAATCCTCATCAAAGTCAAGCGCATATCTGACAAGCAAGTCGAAGACGAGATTGAGCGCGGGAGGAAGCTCGGAATCAGCTCCATCAGAGCCAAACCGCCCATTACCAAGCCCCTGGCCGACCTGGCGATCTACACCCACAGCGAGCACTTTGACGACCACCAGTCCCTCCACTCCCGCACCCCATCCCATATTTTCAGCCTCAGCGAAGACTGCTTCCACGCCTTGGCTCACGACGCTACCAAAATCCGAACTCTCCTCTCACACAACCGCGACTTCTTCATGAGAATATACCCCAAGGGTCTCCGCGtagacagcagcaaccccgaCCCCTCTTTCCactggagaaggggggtcCAAATGGTAGCCATGAACTGGCAGCGCACCGACGAAGGGATGATGATCAACGACGCCATGTTTGCGAACACTCACGGCTGGGTGTTGAAGCCCCCAGGACTGTTGAGTGACGAAAACGTTGACGTGGAGGACATCCCCAGGCGAACATTGGATTTGCGAATTACCGTCCTGGCAGGGCAGGCAATTCCCTTACCGCGGGACAGGAGGCAGTTgggcggggtgggggtgatgggggataGGAAATTCAGGCCGATGGTGAAGGTTGAGCTGCATGTGGAGAagcaaaaaggggggaatCAGGATTTGGTCaaggagacggtggtggcggagacGGATAATCCTGATTGGGGGTATGACAGCAAGTCGTTGGAATTTTTTGAGGTGAAGGATGTGATTGAGGGGTTGAGTTTTGTGAG ATTCAAAGTAGAGGACAGCTCCTCCATCCGCGACAACCTCATGGCTTGGGCCTGCATCCGCCTTGACAGGCTGCAGACCGGGTACCGGTGTATTGACCTGCTGTCCAAGACTCGTCGAAAGACGGAGCACGCGAAGTTGTTGGTTAAGGTTGAGAAGGTTTTTCGGGCTGAGACGCCTGCGtaa
- the RSR1 gene encoding Ras-related protein rsr1 (EggNog:ENOG503P0TN; COG:S) yields the protein MPSRFTYQPVSLLWWRSERVTMPRWVVVADCLSGTQFVHNEWIESYDPTIEDSYRTQVTVDGRQVVLEILDTAGTDQFVAMRDLFLKSGQGFLLVFSIASRSSFDELATLREEILRIKDDDTVPIVMVGNKADLEDQRAVDRARAFGVSRSWNAPYYESSARTRTNVDEVFIDLCRQLCRREDMLEEQARDELGQKMSDEAAKKRRRRRRRKEKCVIL from the exons ATGCCGTCGAGGTTTACCTATCAGCCCGT CTCTCttctttggtggaggagcgaAAGAGTGACAATGCccagatgggtggtggttgcggaTTGTCTGAGTGGTA CCCAATTTGTCCACAATGAATGGATTGAGAGCTATGATCCGACAATCGAGGATTCATACAGGACGCAGGTGACTGTTGAT GGACGGCAAGTAGTACTCGAGAT cctcgacACTGCAGGAACAGACCAATTCGTCGCTATGCGCGACCTGTTTCTCAAATCGGGGCAAGGGTTTCTTCTAGTCTTTAGCATCGCCTCCCGCAGCTCGTTTGATGAGCTCGCGACCTTGAGAGAAGAGATTCTCCGCATCAAAGACGACGACACGGTCCCGATTGTGATGGTGGGCAACAAGGCCGATTTGGAAGATCAGAGGGCGGTGGACAGGGCGAGGGCGTTTGGGGTTTCGAGGAGTTGGAACGCGCCGTATTATGAGAGCAGTGCCAGGACGAGGA CGAATGTGGACGAGGTGTTTATCGATCTTTGTCGGCAGCTGTGCAGGAGGGAAGAcatgctggaggagcaggcgagGGATGAATTGGGGCAGAAGATGAGTGATgaggcggcgaagaagaggaggaggaggaggaggaggaaggagaagtgTGTAATTCTTTGA
- a CDS encoding uncharacterized protein (EggNog:ENOG503P8J7), protein MGNAQSTETARRYSQKLSKPKTNNHATAGLLSPSGSSNNPKRYSNRPLPDPPLSSPSPVSTPTSSVFDQADTAQTRNGRSASFTSVPALHQESKRRSLFRVRSTQVVPDADHRDSTGSGSRMVDLMNRANSLTYESAVAYYGPPGPEEWSSEPRTRTSWNYNLTSYEAKRLLNLVEEPGLEHATTMSENRMTVVTETTWKSSNPTNPPSTSVTRANSEVSLYMPVRRRSIIQTPGVATRANSMRSVPGQPRFNPRYSHPPTPSLSRQPSFDSYRDGIVSMPPRIDDIESIPRAVTPREEDYQSIGGYKLGSLRITNGPASPSSPEVERKGGSRFKLGGDDDYFANTAASDQSSTTNPATAALPPTQQPDAAGLSHTTTTVVSQQTSVVSDGVSVTSTRQYLKEVNISPLSIRLSPPTSPRLQTTSKHTAQEDSLFEDDVLSEIAAAEILDVRLDPSAKPSQVTPTKALSRSDSGFISTTSPSPESPHKPLTKADSGYSSNVSLRSFKAKDQPSKKESMRSLEGRSEANRRSSSVRSDEREHIVPAYVIAPPREAPPPPVPPKDARRESPGPSPNPRSARQSSRSTSNLAPESSLNRAGNSRAPLSLTPIKNLRSRDRGPASPESVTPVSAKSSKSDNSTLSIGTKPQKPNRLQRLLSSARRSAAGPLEAHATHAVEQNAIPSIPREVESKLQEHNGRFPITTKRLALRPRASLDTLKTIFSVGSMEASLDALHTAQKPPATAESGAEHSAKESSWRQTMHSVPTHIAHVASQVMPKKPIVRKPVAARQSFENRRSVDGRPRLVSEFANSSPRHSHEATLDALVGGRAVIYSPPDEDQENTRYAIAHTELLASLPSPLLPSPLAKAMSMNSKTNTPPPVSMATRRQMSLRVPPPLRSQSSNSSLHRTASRESIQSYPAAQSLSRKPSRESIRSYPSYQQGMVPDAALPSAAPTMDPRRLSAFRQSSNRPPAWEVQSEYGGLSRQPSYTSMNGGSRRGSLSSVQEHEEDVIKRPSSAQPWQMRSSQQQQPLRHRASHDEWNQFARRPQAGHPPSMSNGYTATSKPVYEPRYAQQQHAPASTWSRSQLDASAGQWYQDASHPQVPRGHYRKRSMSLQNSYGPKPPYRVLHSYNSPAYRNAPIWG, encoded by the exons ATGGGAAACGCCCAGTCCACTGAGACAGCCCGGAGGTATTCCCAGAAGCTGTCCAAGCCAAAAACCAACAATCATGCCACAGCCGGTCTGTTGAGCCCCAGCGGCTCCTCAAATAACCCCAAGAGATACTCCAACCGCCCACTGCCAGATCCTCCAttgtcttctccttcgccagTCTCtaccccaacctcatcgGTTTTTGACCAGGCCGACACTGCCCAGACACGCAACGGCCGCAGTGCCTCGTTCACATCAGTCCCAGCTCTGCACCAGGAATCCAAACGAAGAAGCCTGTTCCGCGTGAGGTCAACCCAGGTTGTGCCTGACGCTGACCATCGGGATAGTACTGGGTCGGGATCGAGGATGGTGGATCTGATGAACAGGGCCAACTCGTTGACGTATGAGTCGGCAGTCGCATACTATGGGCCGCCTGGGCCTGAGGA GTGGTCATCCGAACCTAGAACCCGGACATCTTGGAACTATAACTTGACGTCATATGAGGCTAAGCGTTTGTTGAATCTCGTCGAAGAACCAGGGCTTGAACATGCGACGACCATGTCAGAGAATCGGATGACGGTTGTCACCGAGACCACGTGGAAGAGCTCCAATCCGACGAACCCTCCGAGCACCTCGGTCACCCGTGCCAACTCGGAAGTCTCGCTCTATATGCCTGTTCGACGAAGATCCATCATCCAAACGCCAGGCGTTGCTACCCGAGCAAATTCGATGCGCAGCGTTCCCGGACAACCAAGATTCAATCCACGATATAGTCACCCTCCTACCCCAAGTTTGTCCAGGCAACCGTCTTTCGACTCGTACCGAGATGGAATCGTTTCTATGCCGCCTCGGATTGATGATATCGAGTCGATTCCCAGAGCAGTAACGCCGCGCGAGGAAGATTATCAGTCAATTGGTGGTTATAAGTTGGGTTCTTTGCGTATCACGAACGGGCCCGCCAGCCCTTCGAGTCCGGAGGTGGAGAGAAAAGGTGGAAGTCGGTTCAAGTtggggggagatgatgactACTTTGCCAACACGGCTGCTTCGGACCAGAGCAGCACGACAAACCCCGCTACCGCTGCACTACCACCTACACAACAGCCAGATGCTGCGGGGCTCAgtcacaccaccaccaccgttgtAAGCCAGCAGACAAGCGTTGTCTCTGACGGCGTCTCTGTCACGAGCACTCGACAATACTTGAAGGAGGTCAACATCAGCCCGCTCTCTATCCGTTTATCTCCTCCGACAAGCCCGCGACTGCAGACCACATCCAAGCATACCGCCCAGGAGGATTCATTGTTCGAGGATGATGTTCTATCGGAGATTGCAGCTGCCGAGATTCTGGATGTTCGTCTGGATCCCAGTGCAAAGCCATCTCAAGTCACTCCGACCAAGGCTCTGTCCAGAAGCGACAGCGGATTCATCTCGACGACGAGCCCCTCTCCCGAATCCCCGCACAAGCCATTGACAAAAGCCGATTCCGGCTATAGCTCAAATGTTTCTCTCCGCTCCTTCAAGGCGAAGGATCAACCTTCTAAGAAGGAGAGCATGCGCTCGCTTGAGGGCCGGTCGGAAGCAAACCGCCGGAGCAGCTCAGTCAGATCCGATGAGCGGGAGCACATTGTGCCCGCCTATGTCATAGCACCACCGAGAGAagcaccgcctcctccagtaCCTCCGAAAGATGCTCGCCGCGAGAGCCCGGGTCCGTCGCCCAACCCAAGGTCTGCCAGACAATCGAGCCGCTCCACCAGCAACCTAGCTCCGGAGAGTAGCCTCAACAGAGCGGGAAACTCTAGGGCGCCGCTTTCCCTGACTCCAATCAAGAACCTCCGATCTCGTGATCGCGGACCAGCGTCTCCCGAATCTGTCACCCCTGTCAGTGCCAAATCGTCAAAGTCTGACAACTCTACCTTGAGCATTGGGACCAAGCCTCAGAAACCCAACAGACTCCAGAGACTCCTAAGCAGTGCTCGTCGCTCTGCAGCTGGCCCACTGGAAGCCCATGCGACACATGCTGTTGAGCAGAACGCCATTCCGTCGATACCGAGAGAGGTGGAAAGCAAGCTTCAGGAGCACAATGGCAGGTTTCCCATAACGACCAAGAGGCTGGCACTGAGGCCTCGAGCCAGTTTGGATACTCTGAAGACCATTTTCAGTGTTGGAAGCATGGAGGCTAGTCTCGATGCCCTTCACACGGCTCAGAAGCCTCCCGCTACTGCTGAATCAGGAGCAGAGCACAGCGCAAAGGAGAGTTCGTGGAGGCAAACCATGCACTCTGTGCCCACGCACATTGCGCACGTCGCCTCGCAAGTTATGCCGAAGAAGCCCATCGTGCGGAAGCCCGTAGCAGCTCGGCAGAGTTTTGAGAACCGAAGGAGCGTGGATGGCAGGCCACGGCTTGTTTCTGAATTTGCCAACAGCTCGCCTAGGCACTCTCACGAAGCGACACTTGATGCTCTGGTGGGTGGTCGTGCAGTCATCTACTCGCCCCCAGACGAGGACCAGGAGAATACGAGGTATGCCATCGCGCACACCGAACTGCTTGCTTCGCTTCCATCACCCTTGCTTCCTAGCCCACTCGCCAAGGCGATGTCCATGAACAGCAAGACCAACACACCACCTCCGGTTAGCATGGCGACGAGGCGCCAGATGTCCCTCCGCGTGCCACCACCCTTACGATCACAATCATCCAACTCGAGTCTTCACCGCACGGCCAGCCGCGAGAGCATTCAGAGCTATCCTGCTGCTCAATCCCTCTCGAGGAAGCCCAGCAGGGAGAGTATTCGCAGCTACCCATCATACCAGCAAGGAATGGTTCCGGACGCGGCTCTGCCCTCTGCTGCACCAACAATGGATCCCCGCCGCCTTTCAGCATTCCGTCAGTCGAGCAACAGGCCCCCCGCCTGGGAAGTTCAGTCTGAGTACGGCGGACTTTCCCGCCAGCCTTCATACACATCGATGAATGGTGGCAGCAGGCGGGGCTCACTCAGCTCAGTCCAGGAGCACGAAGAGGATGTCATCAAGCGCCCTAGCAGTGCTCAGCCATGGCAGATGCGGTCaagtcagcagcagcagcccttGAGGCACCGGGCCAGTCACGATGAGTGGAACCAGTTCGCAAGACGGCCACAAGCTGGACATCCTCCCTCCATGTCCAACGGCTACACAGCAACCTCCAAGCCAGTGTATGAACCGCGGTAtgcgcaacagcaacacgcCCCGGCTAGCACCTGGAGCCGGAGTCAGCTTGATGCCTCGGCTGGGCAGTGGTACCAAGATGCATCTCATCCCCAGGTGCCACGAGGACATTATCGCAAGCGCAGCATGAGCTTGCAAAACTCGTATGGACCAAAACCTCCCTACCGAGTGTTGCATAGCTACAACTCGCCCGCCTATCGCAACGCCCCTATTTGGGGATGA
- the cms1 gene encoding Protein cms1 (COG:S; BUSCO:EOG09264KTU; EggNog:ENOG503P1I7), with translation MASEVQSKKRKIDDEGVLVKKAKKKQKKQREDEADLDVEAGLNKAFAWMDGQLLADHVAQKTSRFGTELSPIELSDLYISANAIKDTTSYEKPRNLENLPDFLEKFSAEPEKLNNASKTCGAPHTLVVSAAGLRAADTVRALRTFQKKGNTVAKLFAKHFKVEEQVAFLQKNRSGMAVGTPQRLVDLIENGALATSHLKRIIVDASHIDQKKRGIVDMRETLMPLVRLLSRKELKDKYTDPDHPIDLIFY, from the exons ATGGCGTCCGAGGTacagagcaagaagaggaagatcgACGACGAGGGTGTACTCGtcaagaaggcaaagaagaaacagaagaagcagcgtgaggatgaggccgaCCTGGATGTCGAGGCTGGTCTGAACAAGGCGTTCGCTTGGATGGACGGCCAGCTCCTGGCTGATCACGTTGCTCAAAAGACGTCTCGTTTTGGCACAGAGCTCAGTCCCATTGAGCTCTCAGATCTTTACATCTCGG CCAACGCCATCAAAGACACCACTTCGTATGAGAAGCCGAGAAATCTCGAAAACCTACCAGATTTCCTGGAGAAGTTTTCAGCTGAGCCCGAGAAGCTCAACAATGCATCCAAGACGTGTGGTGCGCCGCATACACTAGTTGTCTCGGCTGCCGGTCTCCGAGCCGCTGATACTGTCAG AGCACTCAGGACGTTTCAAAAGAAGGGCAACACAGTCGCCAAGCTG TTTGCCAAGCATTTCAAGGTAGAAGAACAGGTCGCCTTTCTCCAAAAGAACCGCAGTGGCATGGCGGTTGGCACGCCTCAGCGCCTGGTTGATCTCATCGAGAATG GGGCGCTCGCTACTTCGCATCTCAAAAGGATAATTGTTGATGCTTCACATATTGACCAGAAGAAGCGGGGGATTGTGGACATGAGGGAGACTTTGATGCCGCTTGTGAGGCTTCTGTCGAggaaggagctcaaggacaAGTATACGGATCCCGACCACCCGATCGATCTCATCTTTTACTAA